From one Bacteroides eggerthii genomic stretch:
- a CDS encoding glycosyltransferase family 2 protein, whose product MNKHFVSIICPVSNEEKYIERCVKSVIEQDYPKELMEILYVDGMSTDNTRSIILNYVQKYSFIKLLDNPNKIVSPALNIGINNSIGDVIVRLDGHCIYPSNYISRLVYNLYHLKADNVGAVLNTLPAHETSVCRAIAIGMSHRFGVGNSLCRIGANEVMQADTVPFGCFKKEIFDKLGGFDLDLVRNQDDEFNARIIKNGGKIFLIPDLVIDYYARDKISKMSKMFYQYGLFKPLVNKKLGSPATIRQFFPVMFLLGLIVGIPLSYINIYFAIIYLVVILFYCILAVYFSLKEVKKWRDWNLIFFLPITFLIIHLSYGWGYFKGIYQVLMGYSFSAKTNR is encoded by the coding sequence ATGAATAAACATTTTGTTTCCATAATTTGTCCAGTCTCTAATGAAGAAAAATATATAGAGCGTTGTGTGAAATCTGTTATAGAACAAGATTATCCTAAGGAATTGATGGAGATTCTATATGTGGATGGGATGAGTACCGATAACACTCGTTCTATAATACTAAATTATGTGCAAAAATATAGTTTTATAAAGTTATTGGATAATCCTAATAAGATAGTATCTCCTGCATTAAATATTGGTATTAATAATTCTATTGGAGATGTTATAGTTCGTTTGGATGGACACTGTATTTATCCTTCAAATTATATATCAAGATTAGTTTATAACTTATATCATCTGAAAGCAGATAATGTTGGTGCTGTTTTAAATACACTACCTGCTCATGAGACTTCCGTCTGTCGAGCTATTGCAATAGGAATGAGTCATCGGTTTGGTGTAGGAAACTCATTATGTAGGATTGGGGCTAATGAAGTGATGCAAGCTGATACTGTACCTTTTGGGTGTTTCAAAAAAGAAATATTTGACAAACTGGGAGGCTTTGACCTTGATTTGGTTAGAAATCAAGACGATGAATTTAATGCTCGTATAATAAAAAATGGCGGAAAGATATTTTTAATACCAGATTTAGTGATTGATTATTATGCTAGAGATAAAATATCAAAGATGTCTAAAATGTTTTATCAATATGGTTTGTTTAAACCATTGGTAAACAAGAAACTCGGTTCACCTGCGACAATAAGGCAATTTTTTCCAGTTATGTTTCTTCTAGGATTGATAGTTGGTATCCCATTGAGCTATATAAATATTTATTTTGCAATTATTTATTTAGTAGTTATTCTGTTTTATTGTATATTGGCTGTTTATTTTTCATTGAAAGAGGTAAAAAAATGGAGAGATTGGAATTTGATATTTTTTCTACCAATTACTTTTCTTATTATTCATCTGAGTTATGGTTGGGGATATTTCAAGGGAATATATCAAGTCTTGATGGGATATTCATTTTCGGCAAAAACGAATAGATGA
- a CDS encoding FAD-binding and (Fe-S)-binding domain-containing protein: MMEYLHIHGEVKTDSLSRILYSTDASAYREIPLAVAYPKDEADVQEIVRFAAKRHIDLIPRAGGTSLAGQVVGKGLVVDISKYMNRILEINKEEHWVRVQPGVVLDELNLYCKPYGLFFGPETSTSNRCCLSGMVGNNSCGSHSLVYGSTRDHLLEAKVILSDGSEAILKGLTPKEVDEKCKGNTLENLIYNQIITLLSKPENQKEIMDHYPEISLRRRNSGYAIDELLHCNYFDAESSESFNLCKLLAGSEGTLAFVTELKLNLVPLPPVEKAVICVHCNTLEEAFVANLVALQHRPVAIELMDSNILELSKQNISQNKNRFFIQGDPAAILIIELAEQTREDVDKKADEIEADLKAHSYGTYYSRVYGKDIARVWSLRKAGLGLLSGMPGSAKPVSVIEDTAVTPQRLPAYIADMKRMLDRYGLSCVYHAHISTGELHLRPVLNLKEEKDRKLFRAVATETAKLVKKHRGSLSGEHGDGRLRGEFIPLLLGNKVYGFLKEVKTTWDPACIFNMGKIVDTPPMDTSLRYDQSELEMNTFFDYSRQEGWLCAIEQCNGAGDCRKLDLFGGTMCPTYRATKDERNTTRARANILRELLIHPQQRDRFSQVEILDILDTCVSCKACKSECPSNVDMARFRAEYLQHYYDVSRVPLRSWLVANLTSIQKIGILLPGVYNIIVSNNITSAILKKILKFAPQRSIPNLYKTTLRNWLKQHGDNFSAKNGKVYLFADEFTNYIDVVIGIKFIKLLRTLGYEVVIPEHVESGRTELSKGLLRKARSIAEKNIGLLKDIISEETPLVGIEPSCILSFRDEYPDLVVDELKEEARNLSVNCLLFDEFIVREIHKGNIKKEQFTKAPLHIKLHGHCHQKSLASVEPSKEMLSLPKNYEVDIMPTGCCGMAGAFGYEKEHYELSMQIGEQILFPAIRQAKESICIAAPGTSCRQQIKDGTGREAYHPIEILYDALL, encoded by the coding sequence ATGATGGAATATTTGCATATTCATGGTGAAGTGAAGACAGATTCACTTTCACGTATTCTCTATTCTACCGATGCTTCTGCTTATCGAGAGATTCCACTTGCCGTAGCCTATCCAAAGGATGAAGCAGATGTGCAAGAAATTGTGCGATTTGCAGCGAAGAGACATATTGACTTAATTCCTCGTGCAGGAGGGACTTCGCTTGCGGGACAAGTGGTGGGTAAAGGATTAGTCGTAGATATTTCCAAATACATGAATCGCATTTTGGAAATAAATAAGGAGGAACATTGGGTACGTGTTCAACCAGGAGTGGTATTAGATGAATTGAATCTATATTGTAAACCGTATGGTCTATTCTTTGGTCCGGAAACCTCCACTTCTAATCGGTGCTGTTTGAGCGGAATGGTAGGAAATAACTCATGCGGTTCGCATTCATTGGTATATGGTAGTACGCGTGATCATTTATTGGAAGCCAAAGTAATACTGAGTGATGGTTCGGAAGCTATTTTAAAGGGGCTGACTCCTAAAGAGGTAGATGAAAAATGCAAAGGCAATACGCTGGAGAACCTAATTTACAACCAGATTATTACACTATTATCAAAACCGGAGAATCAAAAGGAAATTATGGATCATTATCCTGAGATTTCTTTAAGACGACGTAATTCTGGATATGCAATTGATGAGTTACTTCATTGTAACTATTTTGATGCCGAAAGTTCAGAATCTTTTAATCTATGTAAATTATTGGCGGGTTCAGAAGGCACATTGGCTTTTGTGACAGAACTTAAACTAAATTTAGTTCCGTTACCACCTGTTGAGAAAGCTGTAATATGTGTACATTGTAATACGCTAGAAGAAGCTTTTGTTGCTAATCTTGTTGCTTTACAGCATCGTCCGGTTGCTATTGAACTTATGGATAGCAATATTTTGGAATTGAGTAAACAGAATATATCTCAAAATAAGAATCGTTTTTTTATTCAAGGAGATCCAGCAGCTATTCTTATAATAGAATTGGCAGAACAAACTCGTGAGGATGTTGATAAGAAAGCCGATGAGATAGAAGCTGATTTGAAAGCACATAGCTATGGAACGTATTATTCGCGTGTTTATGGAAAAGATATTGCTCGCGTATGGAGCTTGCGTAAGGCTGGGTTGGGACTATTGTCTGGTATGCCTGGAAGTGCCAAGCCGGTTTCTGTAATTGAAGATACTGCTGTTACCCCTCAACGTCTTCCTGCCTATATTGCTGATATGAAGCGAATGCTGGACAGATATGGATTGAGTTGTGTATATCATGCACACATAAGTACAGGAGAATTGCATTTGCGTCCTGTTTTGAATTTGAAAGAGGAAAAAGACCGAAAATTATTTCGAGCGGTAGCGACAGAAACTGCTAAATTGGTAAAGAAACATAGGGGATCGCTTAGCGGAGAACATGGAGATGGCCGGTTACGCGGAGAATTTATTCCATTATTGTTGGGTAACAAGGTTTATGGATTCTTGAAAGAAGTAAAAACAACTTGGGATCCAGCTTGCATTTTCAATATGGGGAAGATAGTGGATACTCCTCCAATGGATACTAGTTTGCGTTATGATCAGAGTGAGTTGGAAATGAATACTTTTTTTGATTATTCTCGACAAGAAGGCTGGTTGTGTGCTATTGAACAATGTAATGGTGCTGGTGATTGTCGCAAATTAGATTTGTTTGGAGGAACAATGTGTCCAACATATCGTGCAACAAAGGATGAAAGAAATACCACTCGTGCACGTGCTAACATTTTACGAGAATTGTTAATTCATCCGCAGCAAAGAGATAGATTCAGTCAAGTTGAGATTCTTGATATATTAGATACATGTGTATCTTGTAAAGCCTGTAAGTCTGAATGCCCTTCCAATGTAGATATGGCACGTTTTAGAGCTGAGTATTTGCAACATTATTATGATGTGTCTCGCGTTCCATTACGTTCCTGGCTAGTTGCTAATTTGACAAGTATACAAAAAATAGGTATACTCTTACCTGGAGTATATAATATTATTGTATCCAATAATATCACTTCGGCAATACTGAAAAAAATATTAAAGTTTGCACCTCAACGTTCTATTCCAAACCTTTATAAAACAACTTTGCGTAATTGGTTAAAACAACATGGGGATAACTTTTCTGCAAAAAACGGCAAGGTGTATTTATTTGCTGACGAGTTTACCAATTATATAGATGTAGTAATAGGTATTAAGTTTATAAAACTTCTGCGTACATTGGGGTATGAGGTTGTAATTCCTGAACATGTGGAAAGTGGGCGTACTGAACTTTCGAAGGGACTTCTGAGAAAAGCAAGGTCAATCGCTGAGAAGAATATAGGTTTATTGAAAGATATTATATCAGAAGAAACTCCATTAGTAGGTATAGAACCATCATGCATTTTGTCTTTTCGTGATGAGTATCCGGACTTAGTGGTAGATGAATTGAAAGAAGAAGCTCGTAATCTTTCGGTAAATTGCTTATTGTTTGATGAATTTATTGTACGTGAGATACATAAAGGAAATATAAAAAAAGAGCAATTTACTAAAGCTCCTTTGCATATAAAGCTGCATGGACATTGCCATCAAAAATCATTAGCATCTGTAGAACCATCTAAAGAAATGCTTTCTCTACCTAAAAATTATGAGGTCGATATTATGCCAACAGGATGTTGTGGTATGGCGGGAGCTTTTGGTTATGAAAAAGAACATTATGAGCTGTCTATGCAAATAGGGGAGCAGATTTTATTTCCTGCAATCCGTCAGGCAAAGGAGAGTATATGTATAGCAGCTCCGGGAACAAGTTGCCGGCAGCAAATAAAGGATGGTACTGGAAGAGAAGCTTATCATCCAATTGAAATTCTGTATGATGCTTTACTTTAG
- a CDS encoding DegT/DnrJ/EryC1/StrS family aminotransferase encodes MKIPFSPPYIDDTVINEVVDSLRSGWITSGPKVKALEEEIKSFSGAKEVLCVNSWTSGAIMMLRWLGVKADDEVIVPAYTYSATALAVLHAGAKPVMVDSGTDFNISVDAIRNAITSKTKAIIPVDIAGFPCDYDSIMQLVNAPEIREMFKAESAAQEKLGRILVMNDAAHSLGAYYSKNQRTGCETDIAIFSLHAVKNVTTAEGGAICLNLPMPFDNAELYKELRMMSLNCQTKDAFSKSKAGGWRYDIVGLGMKINMADVNAAIGLAQIREYPKLLQERKRVFNTYTRAFEHCGWAIVPPSIDGDKESSYHIYALRIKGFTEEQRDRMIDEIAKSEVAVNVHFIPMPMLSFFNSLGYDIKNYPQAYDNFKGEISLPIYPQLDEEKLAFIVDIVKAAYHKVAGDKIAE; translated from the coding sequence ATGAAAATACCATTTTCTCCTCCTTACATTGATGATACTGTCATCAATGAAGTAGTTGATTCTTTGCGCTCCGGTTGGATAACCTCCGGACCTAAAGTAAAAGCATTGGAAGAAGAAATAAAGTCTTTCTCCGGTGCCAAAGAAGTGCTTTGCGTAAATTCCTGGACTTCGGGGGCTATTATGATGCTTCGTTGGTTGGGGGTGAAGGCAGATGATGAGGTTATTGTACCGGCTTATACATATAGTGCAACAGCATTGGCAGTGTTGCATGCAGGTGCTAAACCTGTGATGGTGGACTCCGGTACGGATTTCAATATCTCGGTAGATGCCATTCGCAATGCGATTACTTCAAAAACCAAAGCTATTATTCCTGTGGATATCGCAGGTTTTCCTTGTGATTACGATAGTATTATGCAGTTGGTAAATGCACCTGAAATACGCGAGATGTTTAAAGCGGAGAGTGCGGCGCAAGAAAAACTGGGACGTATCCTTGTGATGAACGATGCTGCTCATTCATTGGGGGCATATTATAGCAAAAACCAGCGTACCGGTTGTGAAACGGACATTGCAATTTTCTCTCTTCATGCCGTAAAGAATGTGACAACAGCCGAAGGAGGAGCGATTTGTTTGAATCTGCCTATGCCTTTTGACAATGCAGAGTTGTATAAAGAGCTTCGTATGATGAGTCTGAATTGCCAGACTAAGGATGCTTTTTCCAAGTCTAAAGCCGGCGGTTGGCGCTATGACATTGTAGGTTTGGGGATGAAAATCAATATGGCCGATGTAAATGCCGCTATCGGTCTTGCACAGATACGGGAATATCCGAAACTGCTGCAAGAAAGAAAAAGAGTATTCAATACTTATACGAGAGCCTTTGAACACTGTGGCTGGGCAATTGTACCACCTTCAATAGACGGGGATAAAGAGAGCTCTTATCACATTTACGCTCTACGTATCAAAGGGTTTACAGAAGAACAACGCGACCGGATGATTGACGAGATAGCCAAAAGTGAAGTGGCTGTAAATGTACATTTTATTCCGATGCCAATGTTGTCATTCTTTAATTCCTTGGGATATGATATAAAGAACTATCCCCAGGCTTATGACAATTTTAAGGGAGAAATCTCTTTGCCCATATATCCGCAACTGGATGAAGAAAAGCTGGCTTTTATTGTTGATATAGTAAAAGCGGCGTATCATAAGGTGGCGGGTGATAAAATTGCTGAGTGA
- a CDS encoding sugar transferase — translation MIRFFDILFSFLGILLLSPIFLILYVLICLESKGGGFYCQLRVGRYGRDFYLYKFRSMRVGADKQGLITVGERDPRITCVGYFIRKYKLDELPQLFNVLKGDMSLVGPRPEVRKYVELYTEEQRKVLSVRPGITDYASIEYVDENTILGQADDADEAYVTLIMPDKIRYNMKYINNRSLKEYFKIIFLTFWRILR, via the coding sequence ATGATTCGCTTCTTTGATATTCTTTTTTCCTTTTTGGGAATTCTGCTGCTATCTCCAATCTTTCTTATTCTTTACGTATTGATTTGTCTGGAAAGTAAAGGGGGAGGATTCTATTGTCAATTGCGTGTAGGGCGTTACGGTAGAGATTTTTATCTTTACAAGTTTCGTTCGATGCGTGTAGGAGCTGACAAACAGGGACTAATTACAGTAGGAGAACGAGACCCGAGAATAACCTGTGTCGGTTACTTTATACGGAAATATAAATTAGACGAACTGCCTCAATTATTTAATGTCCTGAAGGGGGATATGAGTCTGGTAGGACCGCGTCCTGAGGTAAGGAAGTATGTTGAGCTTTATACGGAAGAACAGCGTAAAGTTCTGTCTGTGAGACCGGGAATAACAGACTATGCTTCGATAGAATATGTTGATGAGAATACGATATTGGGGCAAGCGGATGATGCGGATGAAGCCTACGTGACGTTGATCATGCCTGATAAAATCAGGTATAATATGAAATATATCAATAATCGTTCTCTGAAAGAATATTTCAAGATAATCTTTTTGACATTTTGGAGGATTCTGCGTTGA
- a CDS encoding master DNA invertase Mpi family serine-type recombinase, with protein sequence MAVVAYLRVSTEKQFLENQREEITRFAEKNGMSIDKWYTETVSGSISSKERKLSGLLDKMRPGDSLIVTEISRLSRTLLEIMTILNSCIKKEVILYSTKEGYVFQNDINSKVLGFAFGLMAEIERNLISMRTKEALARRKQEGKRLGRKKGYTPKMRILAENKKELMKKRRKGTSCSELARQMGVSRTTMFRFLHHKR encoded by the coding sequence ATGGCAGTAGTAGCTTATTTAAGAGTAAGTACAGAAAAACAATTTTTGGAAAACCAACGAGAGGAAATTACGCGTTTTGCAGAGAAGAATGGAATGAGTATCGACAAGTGGTACACAGAGACTGTGAGTGGGAGCATCAGTAGTAAGGAACGTAAGTTATCAGGGCTTTTGGATAAGATGCGTCCCGGTGATTCTCTGATCGTTACGGAAATTTCCCGGCTTAGTCGTACATTGCTTGAGATTATGACTATCCTTAATTCGTGCATAAAAAAGGAGGTGATATTGTATAGCACTAAAGAAGGGTATGTCTTTCAGAATGATATTAACAGTAAAGTGCTGGGGTTCGCATTCGGATTAATGGCTGAGATTGAACGTAACCTGATTTCGATGCGGACTAAAGAAGCGCTGGCCCGCAGGAAGCAAGAAGGAAAACGTTTAGGGCGGAAAAAGGGGTATACGCCTAAGATGAGAATACTTGCCGAAAATAAGAAAGAACTGATGAAGAAACGTAGAAAAGGAACATCGTGTTCTGAACTCGCCCGACAAATGGGGGTGTCCAGAACAACGATGTTCCGCTTTTTGCACCATAAAAGATAA
- a CDS encoding HdeD family acid-resistance protein, which produces MKTIFDELKQEVKNWWISLILGILYVVVALSLMFFPLNGYAALSILFSISMLVSGLLEISFAVSNRRRVSSWGWYLAGGIIDMILGFYLIAYPLLSMEVIPFIIAFWLMFRGFSSAGYAMDLKRYGTKDWGWYIAFGILAIICSLIILWQPAVGAIYAVYMISFAFLIIGFFRIMLSFELKSLHKRGLQNS; this is translated from the coding sequence ATGAAGACAATTTTTGATGAACTAAAGCAAGAAGTAAAAAACTGGTGGATTTCACTTATCCTTGGTATCTTGTATGTTGTGGTAGCATTAAGTTTAATGTTCTTTCCTCTTAACGGATATGCAGCATTAAGCATCTTATTCAGCATTTCCATGCTGGTCAGTGGTCTGTTGGAAATATCCTTTGCCGTCAGTAACCGCCGAAGGGTATCCAGTTGGGGCTGGTATCTGGCAGGAGGCATTATTGATATGATTTTAGGATTCTATCTGATAGCCTATCCACTATTGAGCATGGAAGTCATTCCATTTATCATCGCCTTCTGGCTGATGTTCAGGGGATTCTCATCGGCAGGCTATGCAATGGACTTGAAAAGATACGGAACAAAAGATTGGGGGTGGTACATCGCATTTGGCATTCTTGCCATTATATGCTCACTCATCATCCTGTGGCAACCGGCGGTGGGTGCTATCTATGCAGTTTACATGATTTCGTTTGCATTCCTCATCATAGGATTCTTCCGCATTATGCTGTCCTTTGAGCTGAAGAGCCTGCACAAACGAGGGCTTCAAAACTCGTAA
- the tpx gene encoding thiol peroxidase has translation MATTKFKGQPVKVIGEFIKVGAVAPDFELVKTDLSSFSLKELNGKNVILNIFPSLDTGVCATSVRKFNKLAAGLPDTVVLAISKDLPFAHARFCTTEGIENVVPLSDFRFSDFDENYGVRMADGPLSGLLARAVVVVGKDGKIAYTELVPEITQEPDYDKAIAAVKK, from the coding sequence ATGGCTACAACAAAATTTAAAGGACAACCGGTGAAAGTGATCGGTGAGTTTATAAAAGTGGGAGCAGTTGCCCCTGATTTTGAATTGGTAAAAACCGATTTGTCTTCTTTCTCATTGAAAGAACTGAATGGCAAGAATGTAATTCTTAATATTTTTCCGAGCTTGGATACCGGAGTATGCGCTACTTCTGTACGTAAGTTTAATAAACTGGCTGCCGGTTTGCCGGATACGGTAGTACTGGCTATTTCAAAAGACCTGCCTTTTGCACATGCCCGTTTCTGCACCACAGAAGGTATTGAGAACGTAGTTCCGTTGTCTGACTTCCGTTTCTCGGATTTTGATGAAAACTATGGTGTACGTATGGCAGACGGGCCATTGAGTGGCTTGCTGGCTCGTGCGGTGGTTGTTGTGGGTAAGGATGGAAAGATTGCCTATACGGAACTTGTTCCGGAAATCACGCAGGAACCGGATTATGATAAAGCGATTGCGGCGGTCAAGAAGTGA
- a CDS encoding DedA family protein: MESSAELIKWVLENLNYWVVTIFMTIESSFIPFPSEVIVPPAAWKAMTDDSMNIFLVVIFATIGADLGALINYYLARWLGRPIVYKFANSRFGHMCLIDEAKVHHAEEYFRKHGAASTFFGRLIPAVRQLISIPAGLAGMKLGPFLLYTTLGAGIWNTILALLGYFIYRFTDIKTTNDVYVLATKYSHEIGYVIIAVAVLIVGFLIYKGAKQKK, from the coding sequence ATGGAATCATCAGCAGAGCTCATTAAATGGGTATTAGAAAATTTGAATTATTGGGTAGTCACAATCTTTATGACTATTGAAAGCTCATTTATCCCATTCCCCTCGGAAGTCATAGTGCCACCGGCTGCGTGGAAAGCGATGACTGACGACAGTATGAACATCTTTTTGGTTGTCATTTTCGCAACCATTGGTGCTGACCTCGGTGCGCTCATAAATTATTATCTTGCGCGTTGGCTGGGTCGCCCCATCGTCTATAAATTCGCCAATAGCCGTTTCGGACATATGTGCCTTATTGATGAAGCAAAAGTACATCATGCTGAGGAGTACTTCAGAAAACATGGTGCTGCGTCCACTTTCTTCGGACGCCTTATTCCTGCGGTACGGCAACTCATCAGTATCCCGGCAGGGCTGGCAGGCATGAAGTTAGGACCATTCCTGCTTTATACAACTCTTGGCGCCGGAATATGGAACACAATACTGGCGTTGCTCGGTTATTTCATATACCGGTTCACCGATATCAAAACAACCAATGACGTCTATGTATTAGCCACGAAATATAGCCACGAAATCGGTTATGTCATTATAGCGGTAGCAGTATTGATTGTAGGCTTCCTTATCTATAAAGGCGCAAAACAGAAAAAATAA
- a CDS encoding tetratricopeptide repeat protein, whose product MSKKNLLSGRDKELQELAEQYEAAKAENKPIYLDADDLADLADWYAMRGKSEQAAEVVEYGLRLHPNSTPLLVEQAYLFMDAQKRDKAKQIIDQIPESYSSEVKVLKANILLGEGKVDEAEQLLDSIEDKDELANIVDIAYMYIDMGYPDKALSWLNKGLNSYSEEEAFLAATADCFHAQGLNQKAETFYNKLIDKNPYSAPYWFGLARCYFEQQLFDKAIEACDYAIVADEEFAEAYIMKGHAFYQLGNEESALENYTLAEKYKAINPDFLKMFMGLNEIAKGHWEEGYQYIEQIIQSGDIDFTMLPSLYAHAGLCLYKLGKKRKANQYFKKSHEIDPEDVDPYLIEGRMYMEDDNFNKAIEKWATALDYAPYADTWNEIGIYCMELGQLSYARLAFEHVLDLDPHFENINEKLASLSMLLKDKENFLKYNQLCKHPFQQEDLEKLKELLESEDKEELVKAMRNILNALQ is encoded by the coding sequence ATGAGTAAAAAGAACCTGCTGTCCGGAAGAGACAAGGAATTACAAGAACTTGCAGAACAATATGAAGCTGCAAAAGCCGAAAACAAACCGATCTATCTGGACGCAGACGACTTAGCCGACCTTGCCGACTGGTATGCCATGCGCGGAAAGAGTGAACAAGCTGCCGAAGTCGTAGAATATGGTTTGCGCTTACATCCCAACAGCACTCCTCTATTGGTGGAGCAAGCCTATCTCTTCATGGACGCCCAAAAAAGAGATAAAGCCAAACAGATTATAGACCAAATCCCCGAAAGTTATTCTTCGGAAGTGAAAGTCCTTAAAGCGAACATCCTTTTGGGTGAAGGAAAAGTGGACGAAGCCGAACAGCTTCTTGACAGCATAGAAGACAAAGATGAATTAGCCAATATCGTGGATATAGCCTATATGTATATCGATATGGGCTACCCGGATAAAGCTCTGTCATGGCTGAACAAAGGATTGAACAGTTACTCCGAGGAAGAAGCATTTCTTGCAGCCACAGCCGACTGCTTCCATGCGCAAGGATTGAATCAGAAAGCTGAGACATTCTATAACAAACTGATAGACAAGAATCCATATTCGGCTCCCTATTGGTTCGGATTGGCACGCTGCTATTTCGAGCAACAGCTATTTGACAAAGCCATTGAGGCATGTGATTATGCAATCGTGGCAGATGAAGAGTTTGCCGAAGCCTATATAATGAAAGGACATGCTTTCTATCAGTTGGGAAATGAGGAAAGTGCATTGGAAAACTACACTTTAGCAGAGAAATACAAAGCCATCAATCCCGATTTCCTCAAGATGTTCATGGGACTGAATGAAATAGCCAAAGGACACTGGGAAGAAGGATACCAGTATATTGAGCAGATCATACAAAGCGGGGATATCGACTTTACGATGTTGCCGTCCTTATATGCACATGCAGGGCTTTGCCTTTACAAATTAGGAAAAAAACGTAAAGCCAATCAGTATTTCAAGAAATCCCATGAAATAGACCCGGAGGATGTAGACCCATACCTGATTGAGGGCCGCATGTATATGGAAGACGATAACTTTAACAAAGCGATAGAAAAATGGGCAACAGCCTTAGATTATGCACCCTATGCCGATACTTGGAATGAGATTGGCATATACTGCATGGAACTTGGCCAGTTGAGCTATGCTCGACTGGCGTTTGAACATGTCCTAGATTTAGACCCACACTTTGAAAATATCAATGAAAAACTGGCCTCTCTCTCTATGTTGCTTAAAGACAAAGAGAATTTCCTGAAATACAACCAGCTTTGCAAGCATCCGTTCCAACAGGAAGACCTGGAGAAATTAAAGGAACTGCTGGAAAGCGAAGATAAAGAGGAATTGGTAAAAGCCATGAGGAATATTCTGAATGCGTTACAATAA